A single Natrinema pellirubrum DSM 15624 DNA region contains:
- a CDS encoding class I SAM-dependent methyltransferase, with protein sequence MKRTLEEHAARFDEKAGEYDDSKSEEYHACANLVVEHAAPAADEVVLDLATGTGAIALAVAPDADRVVGRDISDGMLEEAREKAADAGLENVSFGHGTFREPDYDGPVDIVTSNFALHHLSDEEKREAIAVIADLEPRRFVLGDVMFFGEPDPDEPFYSPEVDDPATVGVLADAFTDAGFSLTAVERVHDQVGVLVAERSPTAGVDAATEEP encoded by the coding sequence ATGAAGAGGACGCTTGAGGAACACGCCGCCCGGTTCGACGAGAAGGCCGGCGAGTACGACGACTCGAAATCGGAGGAGTACCACGCCTGTGCGAACCTCGTCGTCGAACATGCCGCGCCCGCGGCCGACGAGGTCGTCCTTGATCTCGCGACCGGCACCGGTGCGATCGCGCTCGCGGTCGCCCCCGACGCCGATCGCGTGGTCGGCCGCGACATCAGCGACGGAATGCTCGAGGAGGCCCGCGAGAAGGCCGCCGACGCCGGACTCGAGAACGTCTCCTTCGGCCACGGAACCTTTCGAGAGCCCGACTACGACGGCCCGGTCGATATCGTCACCTCGAACTTCGCCCTGCATCACCTCTCGGACGAGGAGAAGCGGGAGGCGATCGCGGTTATCGCCGACTTAGAGCCCCGGCGGTTCGTCCTCGGGGACGTGATGTTCTTCGGCGAACCCGACCCCGACGAGCCCTTCTACTCGCCCGAGGTCGACGACCCCGCGACGGTCGGCGTCCTCGCCGATGCCTTCACCGACGCCGGCTTCTCGCTGACTGCGGTCGAGCGCGTCCACGATCAGGTCGGCGTCCTGGTCGCCGAGCGGAGCCCGACGGCGGGCGTCGACGCGGCGACCGAGGAGCCATGA
- a CDS encoding thiolase family protein, whose translation MEPVAIIGASMTQFGQREGKWIQDLLAEAGIECLEDAGVDADDVEHLYVSNMASGEFEGQTGVPNALAHDLDAMPAYTQRVDQTSSSGGAGIYAAWQSVASGASDMTLLVGGEKMTHKTTGEATDVIASLTHPAEYKHGVTLPSFAGLTARHYLERFDAPRESLAKVAVKNHKNGVDNPNAQFQKEIDEETALESPIVADPLRLYDFCPITDGSAALMLCPESVAKEYTDNYALITGIDGATDTHVVHEREDPTVMGGVVESGKGAYEMSGRGPEDIDVAELHDMFTILEFLQMEGLGFAEQGEAWKRVEAGDTERATGDLPINTSGGLKSKGHPLGASGVAQGVEIYEQVVGEAGPRQVDADVGLCCNVGGFGNCVITTIMEAAQ comes from the coding sequence ATGGAACCGGTTGCAATCATCGGCGCCTCGATGACCCAGTTCGGGCAACGCGAGGGAAAGTGGATCCAGGACCTCCTCGCAGAGGCCGGAATCGAGTGTCTCGAGGACGCGGGTGTCGACGCCGACGACGTCGAACACCTGTACGTCTCGAACATGGCAAGCGGCGAGTTCGAAGGCCAGACCGGCGTGCCCAACGCCTTGGCCCACGACCTCGACGCGATGCCGGCGTACACGCAACGAGTGGATCAGACCAGCTCGAGCGGCGGCGCGGGGATCTACGCGGCCTGGCAGTCGGTCGCCAGCGGGGCCAGCGACATGACCCTGCTCGTCGGCGGCGAGAAGATGACCCACAAGACGACGGGGGAGGCCACCGACGTTATCGCGTCGCTGACCCATCCCGCGGAGTACAAACACGGTGTCACGCTGCCATCCTTCGCGGGGCTGACGGCGCGACACTACTTAGAGCGGTTCGACGCGCCCCGCGAGAGCCTCGCGAAGGTCGCCGTCAAGAACCACAAGAACGGCGTTGACAACCCGAACGCCCAGTTTCAGAAAGAGATTGACGAGGAGACGGCGCTGGAGTCGCCGATCGTCGCCGACCCGCTGCGGCTGTACGATTTCTGTCCGATCACGGACGGCTCGGCGGCACTGATGCTCTGTCCCGAATCCGTCGCCAAGGAGTACACCGACAACTACGCCCTCATCACGGGAATCGACGGCGCGACGGACACTCACGTCGTCCACGAACGCGAGGACCCCACCGTCATGGGCGGGGTCGTCGAGAGCGGCAAGGGTGCCTACGAGATGAGCGGTCGCGGACCGGAGGACATCGACGTGGCTGAACTCCACGACATGTTCACCATCCTCGAGTTCCTCCAGATGGAGGGACTCGGCTTCGCCGAGCAGGGCGAGGCCTGGAAACGCGTGGAAGCGGGGGACACCGAGCGCGCCACCGGAGATCTCCCGATCAACACCTCCGGCGGGCTCAAATCGAAGGGCCATCCGCTCGGAGCCAGCGGCGTGGCACAGGGCGTCGAAATCTACGAACAGGTCGTCGGCGAGGCCGGCCCCCGACAGGTCGACGCGGACGTGGGGCTGTGCTGTAACGTCGGCGGCTTCGGCAACTGCGTCATCACCACGATCATGGAGGCAGCACAATGA
- a CDS encoding DUF7547 family protein, with product MADHEDELVDAVRELTRTIDALRAELGESGPRRPRLRPPTPRELLRVTDEVALPAALTVLETSVRALEAFQRGLQVVRTERAVRDRTETAADSTGEQAERLRQTTLSSLDTVLSELQRAASSGQLPADDEARDLLAEARELRDDVDSRLRAAAESGAKAADRDRSDGMDGVTIDIEDGPVRDDGSSEADADPDPAVDVDAELETLRDQYGEGDSSDGDSDASDGADGSSSDGGDDGSSGGENADGTADGSSDEN from the coding sequence ATGGCCGACCATGAGGACGAACTCGTCGATGCCGTTCGCGAACTGACGCGGACGATCGACGCGCTCCGAGCGGAACTGGGTGAATCGGGTCCGCGCCGGCCGCGGCTTCGGCCGCCGACGCCGCGGGAGCTGTTGCGCGTGACCGACGAGGTCGCGCTCCCCGCGGCGCTGACCGTCCTCGAGACCAGCGTCCGCGCGCTCGAGGCGTTCCAGCGCGGGCTGCAGGTCGTCCGCACTGAGCGGGCGGTCCGGGATCGGACCGAGACGGCCGCCGACTCGACCGGCGAGCAGGCGGAGCGGCTCCGACAGACGACGCTGTCCAGTCTCGATACCGTTCTCTCGGAACTCCAGCGGGCCGCCTCGTCGGGGCAGTTGCCCGCTGACGACGAGGCTCGTGACCTCCTCGCGGAGGCACGCGAACTCCGCGACGACGTGGACAGCCGACTCCGGGCGGCCGCGGAATCGGGAGCGAAAGCGGCCGATCGGGACCGGTCGGATGGCATGGACGGCGTCACGATCGACATCGAGGACGGGCCGGTTCGCGACGATGGATCGAGCGAGGCCGACGCCGACCCGGACCCCGCCGTCGACGTCGACGCCGAACTCGAGACGCTGCGGGACCAGTACGGCGAGGGCGACTCGAGCGACGGTGATTCGGACGCATCGGACGGGGCTGACGGCTCCTCGAGCGACGGCGGGGACGACGGTTCGAGCGGGGGCGAAAACGCCGACGGAACGGCCGACGGCTCGAGCGACGAGAACTGA
- the hflX gene encoding GTPase HflX encodes MNTIIAKRVDSGTPDTSEIRDLARAAGYTVVGEVTQSRRADPALQIGEGKAEELAALVEETDATTVIFDNRLGPYQTYNLGQLLPEGVEVIDRFTLILEIFGQRAQTRKAQLQVELAELRYELPRAEAKTSLAKREEHPGFMGLGEYDESREQDIKAQISRIKDELERIEQTEQQRRERRRDSGFDLVALAGYTNAGKSTLLRQLATDLEVEENEDLHRDLDPTAESQDKLFTTLGTTTRRADIDRRDVLVTDTVGFISDLPHWLVESFKSTLDSVYRADLVLLVVDVSEPIDEIHEKLVTSHDTLYERNEAPIVTVLNKIDQVDDAELAEKREALSSLAPNPVTVSAKEGLNVDGLLERIERELPDWEAERLLLPMTDDTMSVVSWLHDNARVDDVTYGDEDVVVSFEARPAVISQARSRASELRTTAAESA; translated from the coding sequence ATGAACACGATCATCGCCAAACGCGTCGACTCGGGAACGCCCGATACGAGCGAAATCCGAGACCTGGCCCGCGCGGCGGGGTATACCGTCGTCGGTGAGGTCACCCAGTCTCGCCGGGCCGATCCGGCGCTCCAGATCGGCGAGGGGAAAGCCGAGGAACTCGCGGCGCTGGTCGAAGAGACCGACGCGACGACGGTAATCTTCGACAACCGGCTGGGCCCCTACCAGACGTACAACCTCGGGCAGCTCCTGCCGGAGGGGGTCGAGGTCATCGACCGCTTTACCCTGATCCTCGAGATCTTCGGGCAACGCGCCCAGACTCGGAAAGCACAACTCCAGGTCGAACTGGCCGAACTGCGGTACGAACTCCCCCGGGCCGAAGCCAAGACCAGCCTCGCCAAGCGCGAGGAACACCCCGGGTTCATGGGGCTTGGCGAGTACGACGAGAGCCGCGAGCAGGACATCAAGGCCCAGATCAGCCGGATCAAAGACGAGTTAGAGCGGATCGAACAGACCGAACAGCAGCGTCGGGAACGCCGGCGCGATTCGGGATTCGATCTGGTCGCGCTCGCGGGCTACACCAACGCCGGCAAGTCGACCCTGCTGCGGCAACTCGCGACCGACCTCGAGGTCGAGGAAAACGAGGACCTCCACCGGGATCTGGATCCGACCGCCGAGTCACAGGACAAGCTGTTCACGACGCTGGGGACGACCACCCGACGCGCCGACATCGATCGGCGTGACGTGCTGGTGACCGACACCGTCGGCTTCATCAGCGACCTGCCCCACTGGCTGGTCGAGTCGTTCAAGTCGACGCTCGATTCGGTCTACCGGGCGGATCTCGTCTTGCTCGTCGTCGACGTCAGCGAACCGATCGACGAGATCCACGAGAAGCTCGTCACCTCCCACGACACCCTCTACGAGCGCAACGAGGCCCCGATCGTGACCGTGTTGAACAAGATCGACCAGGTCGACGACGCGGAACTCGCCGAGAAGCGCGAGGCACTGTCCTCGCTCGCGCCGAACCCGGTCACCGTCAGCGCCAAGGAGGGGCTGAACGTCGACGGCCTGCTCGAGCGCATCGAGCGTGAGCTGCCCGACTGGGAGGCCGAGCGATTGCTGTTGCCGATGACCGACGACACGATGAGTGTCGTCTCGTGGCTCCACGACAACGCCCGCGTCGACGACGTCACCTACGGCGACGAGGACGTCGTCGTCTCCTTCGAGGCCCGTCCCGCGGTGATCTCGCAGGCGCGTTCGCGCGCGAGCGAGTTGCGGACGACCGCGGCCGAGTCCGCCTAA
- a CDS encoding FUN14 domain-containing protein, with the protein MLDLDPTTLGLEFGASALVGGLIGYAAKKIAKLLAIIVGVELMAFRFLESEGIVTVDYNRLTAGLLSSGDRTGSWLESAVSTLSIGVGFTSGFLIGYKRG; encoded by the coding sequence ATGCTAGATCTCGATCCGACGACGCTGGGCCTCGAGTTCGGGGCCAGCGCGCTCGTCGGGGGCCTCATCGGCTACGCCGCCAAGAAGATCGCAAAGCTGCTCGCGATCATCGTCGGCGTCGAACTGATGGCCTTTCGCTTTCTCGAGTCCGAAGGGATCGTCACCGTCGACTACAACCGCCTCACCGCCGGATTGCTCTCGTCCGGCGACCGCACGGGGAGTTGGCTCGAGTCGGCCGTCTCGACGCTGTCGATCGGCGTCGGCTTCACCAGCGGCTTTCTGATCGGCTACAAGCGAGGGTAG
- a CDS encoding Rpp14/Pop5 family protein has product MKHLPKHLRPRWRYLAVELETWPDERIGRRSFQRELWYAGQNLLGDPGSADADLSVVRYAFADGRGEAIVKVRRGETDPARAALACLDEVDGAPVGVAVRGISGTIRAAEENYLRRRGQDSEERNVVFGNEERVAVRRDSVGDVRLDEAFVGATDLDYDLA; this is encoded by the coding sequence ATGAAACACCTGCCGAAACACCTCCGGCCGCGGTGGCGGTACCTCGCGGTCGAACTCGAGACCTGGCCCGACGAACGGATCGGCCGCCGGTCGTTCCAGCGCGAGCTATGGTACGCGGGCCAGAACCTGCTGGGCGATCCGGGCAGTGCCGACGCCGACCTCTCGGTCGTCCGCTACGCATTCGCCGACGGACGGGGGGAGGCGATCGTCAAGGTCCGCCGGGGCGAGACCGACCCCGCTCGGGCCGCGCTGGCCTGTCTCGACGAGGTGGACGGCGCGCCCGTCGGCGTCGCCGTCCGCGGTATCAGTGGCACGATCCGTGCCGCTGAAGAAAACTATTTACGGCGACGCGGGCAAGATTCGGAGGAGAGAAACGTCGTGTTCGGGAACGAAGAGCGAGTCGCCGTCCGCCGGGACAGCGTGGGGGACGTTCGACTCGATGAGGCGTTCGTGGGCGCGACAGACCTCGACTACGATTTAGCGTGA
- a CDS encoding RNase P subunit p30 family protein produces MYEAVRAHPDGESTVARVAKRAADYGYEGVVVRNHSDARADYDPEEIREEYGIDVVEGVEIKADDPQGASGAVGNYRSSETIVAVHGGTNRLNRFAVEQPKVDVLSHPMRGDGDINHVLVKAAVENGVRLEFDLSGALRESGGHRVRILQSLRKLREIVAHYDAPYVVSAEPTSHLELRAPRELQALGEQLGFSSEFVEDGLAEWGRLAERNRHVHSESFIEPGVERGRYEEDA; encoded by the coding sequence ATGTACGAGGCCGTCCGCGCCCACCCCGACGGAGAGAGTACGGTCGCCCGGGTCGCCAAACGGGCGGCCGACTACGGCTACGAGGGCGTGGTCGTGCGCAATCACAGCGACGCTCGAGCCGACTACGACCCCGAAGAGATCCGCGAGGAGTACGGGATCGACGTCGTCGAGGGCGTCGAGATCAAAGCCGACGACCCGCAGGGCGCAAGCGGCGCGGTCGGGAATTATCGTTCGTCGGAAACGATCGTCGCCGTTCACGGCGGGACGAACCGACTGAATCGCTTCGCCGTCGAACAGCCGAAAGTCGACGTCCTCTCACATCCGATGCGCGGCGACGGCGATATCAACCACGTACTGGTCAAAGCCGCCGTCGAGAACGGCGTCCGTCTCGAGTTCGATCTCTCGGGAGCCCTCCGGGAGAGCGGCGGCCACCGCGTTCGGATCCTCCAGTCACTGCGAAAGCTCCGGGAGATCGTCGCCCACTACGACGCGCCTTACGTCGTCAGCGCCGAGCCGACCTCGCACTTGGAGCTACGAGCCCCTCGCGAACTGCAAGCCCTGGGCGAGCAACTCGGCTTCTCGAGCGAGTTCGTCGAAGACGGCCTCGCCGAGTGGGGTCGGCTGGCCGAGCGAAACCGCCACGTCCACTCCGAGTCGTTCATTGAGCCGGGGGTCGAACGGGGCAGGTATGAAGAGGACGCTTGA
- a CDS encoding MEDS domain-containing protein — translation MCPVNRSDDSEPLRRDDDGGSGAGIRAEFARRDLDRHLALFYDSRTAQLEIAAAFLADALHRDRKCLYLTEATGPAQIRAALEATDVDVSARLDAGDLEIRDATTVYLDSGFDPDRMIETLEASCDASLEDGYEGFSVAGENTWCFHTDETFDHVLEFEADFDAACPDMPVTALCQYDLDQFGERSIAKALWTHKQVVYRYTICENPYYVPPAEYRRSSDPRLNARLMLEQLYDLARSRRRIERREQRLAVVNRVLRHNIRNDLNAILGNLSLVADTDSLDAESRDRLEIARQYAHDIVETAEKARTVQQTVADRSIESLSLRSVVDDAVRRVESSYPAATIERTGDDARTILADTALEEALVELLTNGIIHQSGEEPTVTLAASTRPTEVVLTVENPGEPIPESDQRALRQGVETPLEHGSGLGLWLVKWIVDRSGGRLLFPESGGSTCRIAIELRTASGTGTRPPDGDDRSAD, via the coding sequence ATGTGTCCCGTGAATCGATCGGACGACTCCGAACCCCTGCGGCGAGACGACGACGGCGGGAGCGGCGCCGGGATTCGCGCGGAGTTCGCCCGACGGGACCTCGATCGCCACCTCGCGCTCTTTTACGACTCGCGGACGGCCCAACTCGAGATCGCGGCCGCGTTTCTCGCCGACGCGCTCCACAGGGACCGGAAGTGTCTCTATCTGACGGAGGCGACCGGCCCGGCACAGATTCGGGCCGCGCTCGAGGCGACCGATGTCGACGTTTCGGCGCGGCTCGATGCGGGCGACCTCGAGATCCGCGACGCGACGACGGTCTATCTCGATAGCGGCTTCGATCCGGACCGGATGATCGAGACGCTCGAGGCGTCGTGTGACGCCAGTCTCGAGGATGGCTACGAGGGGTTCAGCGTCGCCGGCGAGAACACGTGGTGTTTCCACACCGACGAGACGTTCGACCACGTCCTCGAGTTCGAGGCCGACTTCGACGCGGCGTGTCCTGACATGCCGGTCACCGCGCTCTGTCAGTACGACTTGGACCAGTTCGGCGAGCGATCGATCGCCAAGGCGCTGTGGACCCACAAGCAGGTCGTCTATCGGTACACGATCTGTGAGAACCCCTACTATGTGCCGCCCGCCGAGTACCGTCGCTCCTCCGACCCCCGCCTCAACGCCCGACTCATGCTGGAACAACTCTACGACCTCGCACGGAGCAGGCGGCGGATCGAACGTCGCGAACAGCGACTCGCGGTCGTCAACCGCGTCCTCAGACACAACATCCGGAACGACCTCAATGCGATCCTCGGGAACCTCTCGCTGGTCGCCGACACCGACTCCCTCGACGCCGAGAGTCGCGATCGCCTCGAGATCGCTCGACAGTACGCCCACGACATCGTCGAGACCGCCGAGAAGGCCCGGACCGTCCAGCAGACGGTCGCCGACCGCTCGATCGAGTCGCTGTCTCTCCGCTCGGTCGTCGACGACGCCGTTCGCCGGGTCGAATCGAGCTATCCCGCGGCGACAATCGAACGAACCGGCGACGACGCCCGGACGATACTCGCCGACACCGCCCTCGAGGAAGCGCTCGTCGAACTACTCACGAACGGAATCATCCACCAGTCCGGCGAGGAGCCGACGGTAACGCTGGCCGCCTCGACGCGACCAACCGAGGTCGTCCTGACCGTCGAGAATCCCGGCGAACCGATCCCGGAGAGCGACCAGCGGGCGCTCCGACAGGGCGTCGAGACGCCGCTGGAACACGGCAGCGGACTCGGGCTCTGGCTCGTCAAGTGGATCGTCGACCGGTCCGGCGGCCGGCTCCTGTTTCCAGAGAGCGGCGGCTCGACGTGTCGGATCGCGATCGAACTTCGGACCGCGTCCGGGACGGGGACCAGACCCCCCGATGGCGACGACCGGTCGGCCGATTAG
- the psmA gene encoding archaeal proteasome endopeptidase complex subunit alpha, with protein sequence MQGQAQQQAYDRGITIFSPDGRLYQVEYAREAVKRGTASIGVRTNDGVVLAVDKRVPSPLLEDSSVEKIHKADDHIGIASAGHVADARQLIDFARRQTQVNQLRYGQPIGVETLTKEVTDHIQQYTQVGGARPFGVALIVGGIQNGEPRLFETDPSGTPYEWKALAVGADRGDLQSYLEENYDEDADLDGGIQLALDALASVNDGSLLPSEVGLATVDVETETFEQFDQDRIADHLEENDLLDTGEDEPAEDDE encoded by the coding sequence ATGCAGGGACAAGCCCAACAGCAGGCGTACGACCGCGGCATCACGATCTTCTCGCCCGACGGCCGACTCTACCAAGTCGAGTACGCTCGCGAGGCGGTCAAGCGAGGCACGGCAAGCATCGGCGTTCGAACGAACGACGGCGTCGTCCTGGCGGTCGACAAACGAGTCCCCTCCCCGCTGCTCGAGGACTCGAGCGTCGAGAAGATCCACAAGGCCGACGACCACATCGGCATCGCCAGCGCGGGCCACGTCGCCGACGCTCGCCAGCTGATCGACTTCGCGCGCCGCCAGACGCAGGTCAACCAGCTTCGGTACGGCCAGCCGATCGGCGTCGAGACGCTGACCAAGGAAGTTACCGACCACATCCAGCAGTACACCCAGGTCGGTGGCGCTCGCCCGTTCGGCGTCGCGCTGATCGTCGGCGGCATCCAGAACGGCGAGCCGCGCCTGTTCGAGACCGACCCCTCGGGGACCCCCTACGAATGGAAGGCCCTGGCCGTCGGTGCCGATCGGGGCGACCTCCAGTCCTACCTCGAGGAGAACTACGACGAGGACGCCGATCTCGATGGCGGTATCCAGCTCGCCCTGGACGCGCTCGCGTCGGTCAACGACGGCTCCCTGCTGCCCAGCGAGGTCGGGCTGGCGACCGTCGACGTCGAGACCGAGACCTTCGAGCAGTTCGATCAGGACCGGATCGCCGACCACCTCGAGGAGAACGACCTCCTCGATACCGGCGAGGACGAACCGGCCGAGGACGACGAGTAA
- a CDS encoding ribosome assembly factor SBDS, whose product MISLDEAVTARLESHGARFEVLVDPDAALEIKRDEFDGELEDVIAAEDVFEDASRGDRPAEADLEKVFDTTEPLEIIPEVIKEGEIQITADQRREMQEQKRRQLIDTITRNAVNPQMDNAPHPPERIENALEEAGVTVDPMEPVEQQVDDALDALRPVIPIRFEEVTVAVNVPADYAGSAQAKIRQFGDLEREEWQSDGSWIGVLTFPAGMQNEFYDLVNEHTSGEAETEIVKDKGDLKTR is encoded by the coding sequence ATGATTTCGCTCGACGAGGCAGTGACGGCGCGACTCGAGTCCCACGGGGCGCGCTTCGAAGTGTTAGTCGACCCGGACGCGGCACTGGAGATCAAACGCGACGAGTTCGACGGCGAACTCGAGGACGTGATCGCCGCCGAGGACGTCTTCGAGGACGCCTCCCGCGGCGACCGACCCGCGGAGGCCGACCTCGAGAAGGTCTTCGACACCACGGAGCCCCTCGAGATCATCCCCGAGGTCATCAAGGAGGGGGAGATCCAGATCACGGCCGATCAGCGCCGCGAGATGCAAGAACAGAAACGCCGGCAGTTGATCGATACCATCACGCGCAACGCGGTCAACCCGCAGATGGACAACGCGCCCCATCCGCCCGAACGGATCGAGAACGCCCTCGAAGAGGCCGGCGTCACCGTCGATCCGATGGAACCGGTCGAACAACAGGTCGACGACGCCCTGGACGCCCTGCGGCCGGTGATCCCGATCCGGTTCGAGGAGGTCACCGTCGCCGTCAACGTCCCGGCCGACTACGCCGGCAGCGCACAGGCCAAGATCCGCCAGTTCGGCGACTTAGAACGTGAGGAGTGGCAGTCCGACGGCTCGTGGATCGGGGTCCTGACGTTCCCGGCCGGCATGCAAAACGAGTTCTACGACTTGGTCAACGAACACACCAGCGGCGAGGCCGAAACGGAGATCGTCAAGGACAAGGGCGATCTGAAGACCCGCTGA